The Staphylococcus simiae genome includes the window ACTAGAAGCGCTGGATAGATGCATACCGATTCAAGAGGTAAGATTAACAATTATAATAAGAGTATGAATGTCAAAATTGTATTATTTTGAATCATATTTATAGATAAGATATTTTACTGTGGATATTAATTAAATATTTTAAAGTAATCATAATAAGATATGAGTGAGGTAATGGGTTAATGAATAAAATAAAAATACTTACCCTAACAAGTTTCATAATGTATATGATACTTATTATATATACACTTGTGCTTTATAAACGTTTACCACAACATGTTCCTATACATTATGATGTTACAGGTAGTGCTGATAATTATAGTCATAAATGGATATTGTTGATAATTACAGTATTAATGCTTATCATATGGCTTATTTTATATCTAAGTACACGATTTTATGAAAATATGGTTGAATTTATGCAATACGATTATTCAAAGAATGAAATATATAGAACTAAATTAGTGTTAAGTATTTTAAATTTAGAAATTAGTATTTATATTATGGTGCAAGGTGTTAATCAACTTACAGAAATTGTCTATCATTATTACATTAACCCATTCATTATAAATATTTTAAGTATAGTCGTTGTTGTTATGACATTAATAATCGTTTGTATTAAAGAATTTATGAATCGAAAAAAATGATAGTAATTACTTAAATAATAATATTGCTATAGTGTATGCCCCAAGCCTAATAGTAGAAAGTTATTTTCTGTTATTAGAATTGGGGTATTAATTAGTTTGTTTGTCGTAGACAGTTGTCATGTACAATTGCCATTGTTAGCTTACTTATGCTTACTAGCATGTTAAATATAATTACAATAAATGATGGTCTTTTAATAATGTTTCAACGTATGTGCCTTTAATTTTCTTTAGGAATCCTGAAAGGGCAAGTTTTTGTATTGGGTTATGTTCAGTTATAGCATGTAAGTCTTTACGATCATTAAGTTGGTACACGGCATCCATTAAGACACGAATATCAAACGGAGTGCCTACCACTTCTGGAACGCCACGATCAATATCTAGTAATTGATAGACAGCTTCCATGGCCGTACGTACAGAGTATTCAGTAGTAAAGACTGTATCGCGTTCAGTTTCCGCAAAATTACCTATAAATGCTAAATTACAAGATTGATGAGGGACAACTAATGGGCGATCACCTTGTGCACGTGGCATAAAATAAGCAGTAATATAAGGCATGTATACAGGTATGGTATTGGATTGATATTGAGCTAAATCTTCAATTTCTTCAACAGGAACACCCATATGATATAGCCATTCTTGACAAATTTCCTGTCCACTACACTCAGTAATGGGTTTGTTGATATAGTCGCCATTAACATCTGAATACAAAGCATAAATCCATGATGTTACTTCATCTTTAGGTTGACCTTTAAATTGCTGTTGACGATTGACTGTGAAACTCATTTGCCAAGATGAATCATTAACAGTGATAATACCACCAGTCACCGTTTTGCCAGCAAGTGGATCTCGTTTACATAGACGCTCAATCGTATCGATAATCGTTTTATTATTTGTTGTTGACGTTGCAGAGACAAACCAGCTTTTTTGTGGAATAGCTTTAAAAAATTTCTCTGGGTTACCAAATTCAGGACTTTGATGTGCTAAGTTTTGCCATAGTTGCCAACTACCACCGGGTTCATGTGTTGGAGGTGCTGGTGTATCATTATCACCATATGTCGAACTTTCAGTAATACTACCATTTGTGACGAAGACTAAATCATTAGGTGTTAATGTAATAATGTCA containing:
- a CDS encoding oleate hydratase — its product is MYYSNGNYEAFARPKKPKDVDYKSAYLVGSGLASLAAASFLIRDGQMKGSNIHILEELPKPGGSLDGADIPMKGYVVRGGREMENHFECLWDLFRSIPSLEIDNASVLDEFYWLNKEDPNYSRCRVIEHCGQELSTDGDFTLTKQAIKEILDLCLMNEDDLNDVTITDVFSDDFFNSNFWIYWKTMFAFEPWHSAMEMRRYLMRFVHHIGGLADFSALKFTKYNQYESLVLPLVDYLQFHGVQFEYGVKVENIKVDVTTSQKIAREMIIKRQGHNDIITLTPNDLVFVTNGSITESSTYGDNDTPAPPTHEPGGSWQLWQNLAHQSPEFGNPEKFFKAIPQKSWFVSATSTTNNKTIIDTIERLCKRDPLAGKTVTGGIITVNDSSWQMSFTVNRQQQFKGQPKDEVTSWIYALYSDVNGDYINKPITECSGQEICQEWLYHMGVPVEEIEDLAQYQSNTIPVYMPYITAYFMPRAQGDRPLVVPHQSCNLAFIGNFAETERDTVFTTEYSVRTAMEAVYQLLDIDRGVPEVVGTPFDIRVLMDAVYQLNDRKDLHAITEHNPIQKLALSGFLKKIKGTYVETLLKDHHLL
- a CDS encoding DUF1648 domain-containing protein, with translation MILIIYTLVLYKRLPQHVPIHYDVTGSADNYSHKWILLIITVLMLIIWLILYLSTRFYENMVEFMQYDYSKNEIYRTKLVLSILNLEISIYIMVQGVNQLTEIVYHYYINPFIINILSIVVVVMTLIIVCIKEFMNRKK